DNA sequence from the Centropristis striata isolate RG_2023a ecotype Rhode Island chromosome 17, C.striata_1.0, whole genome shotgun sequence genome:
gagaaacagaaaaggcATAAACAGCTCAGAAGAATACGTGAACTGTAGACATGGAATCATAGGTTTTTAGTACGAGGCTGTCTGCAATACGGTATCTTCCAGTAAGTCTCAGGCGAACGCAACGCAATCCGCCATAGACGAGGGGGATGTATAGCGCCACGTACATCAGCAGACAACGACGATCGTCATATTCTAAACCTGGAAAGAGAGCACACCACACATGTCAAGGAACGTGTTTTACTCAGGATTCGCGCAAAGCTCATCTTTGATGTTCAAGCAGCAGTATTTTAGGATTCTACCAGCAATTTAGTAGTTGTATATTGAGCTCATGGCTGAACTAGATTTGCAAGAATAAAGCTTTTGCTGGTGATGGTTTAAAGCGTGATTCTACCTCAAGTTACGCATTCAGCTCTCAAATCAATTTTGGAACATATTTACTCAATCATGCCAATTTCTTATCAATGTGAGTCATCGTATCACAAACCATCCACTCTGTGTTCTCACCTTGAATCACACTTGTGTGCCTAATAGCCTGCATATCGAGATGGTGGCGGTGGCAGTTGCCCTCTGTCTTGGAAGGCGTCCCTCGGTCTGGGAGCTGGATACATTGGAGCCCTGGACACCGGGGAGAGCCGGGACCGCTCGTAGGAGTACCCGTTACCAGCTGATGGAGCGGGAGGAGGGGGGGCTCGTCTGATGGGGCTTCGGTCCCTGGTCATGTAGGACGGAGGAGGCGGGGGGAGTGAGCGCCGCTCGTACGGGTCGAGAAGACGTTCTCTCACCATCGCAGAGGGAGGAGGCGGAGGGGGGATGGGTGCGCTGGAACGCCTGTCACTGTAGCCTGCTGCGGCGTAAGGACGGGCTCTGTATTTCTCGTAGTAGTCGACCATCCCATAGGGGTCTCGCTCACCATAGCCGCGGTCCAGATGGTCGAGATAAGCTGGTCGTCTTgggggaggtggtggtggaggtggtggcaGAGGCGGGGGAGCGTAAGCAGACATGCGCCCTCTGTAGGGAGGCTCAGGCCTGTCGCCTGGGTATCGAGGAGGATACCCATAGCCTCCTCTGCCTGGTGGAGGTGGATAgtcatcctcctcctgctcccctctGGGTCTGCTTTTTGATATCTGGACATGTATGCGCTTTCCTGTGAGAGAGAAAATCATTGTCTCTCAAATCCAAAAAAGCACAATATGGACACTTAATTTAAGCATAGAATGTCACATGTACTTACCTTGAAACTCTGTGTTATCCAGGCCCTTTATGGCATCCATGGCCTCATCTGAGTTGTTCATGTGTACGAAGGCAAAGTTCTTGACAATGGCGCACTCTGTGACTGTGCCATACTCTTCAAAGAGACCACGGAGCTCGTCATCGTAGCCCTTTTCTACATTGGCTATGTGGAGCTTCACAGGGCCCTGGTTTTTGCCCCTGCTGGGCTCCACATTGATGGGCCTGCCATCCAGCTTATGTAGATGGAGCTCACGGATGGCTTTGGTAGCCGACTTACGGTCTTCCATATGGACAAAAGCATAGTTTTGGAACTTGGCACATTCTGTTACTGCACCATATTTGGTAAAGAGAGCTTCAATTTCATCCTTCCCAGTGTGCTGAGACAGGTTCCCAATGAAGATCTTCACCATTGTTGCACCAGTGTTCTTCTCtagaaagacaagaaaataaGTCAACCCAATTCTGTAATAACAGAAGCTGcatgctttttctttttggtacATACCGCAGCTACCCTCACAAAGTATGTACGTACAACTAGGACATACTAaagcgccacaggaatgagttcttaaatccataagtaagttagcatttcaGCACCCTGAGGTGTATCCTATTAAACTCAACTAGGATTGTGGATGGGTTTGTAGTTAGTTACCTAAAATAATGCCTGTGGTTAACGAAGGCTTAAgagatgttcatgttttgttgcgagtcataaaatacattagtaaatACCTGACATGTGAATTTTTAAGTTTCTATGCGTCTTTAAAAAGGGGGTTgttaacaagtggctaaatgagactataGTGGTTGTAGGgaacattaaatatcatcacgccggacacagacaggaactctctctTTAATCCATTTTACAGCCTCTCGTCGTGTTACTCAGTGCTCTTTAAATGGAAaagattaggttaataaaccATCTAAAACGCTTTATCTAGCTTGTCGGGTAACTTGTCAGAGAATGAAGCATAAGGGCTGTGTCGAAGTCATGCAACCGTGGTGTAGTTCGTGATAACACAACATTAGCTTTAcacttacagtacaggccaaaagtttggacacgcctcctcattcaatgcgtttcctttattttcatgactattgacattgtgattcatcaaaactattaatgaacacatgtggaattatgtacttcacaaaaaagtgtgaaataactgaaaacatgtcttatattctagtaagcaaagggtggctactttgaggaatctaaaatacaagacatgttttcagttatttcacactttttttgttaagtacataattccacatgtgttcattcatagttgtgatgcattcagtgagaatctacaatgtaaatagtcatgaaaataaagaaaaagtgtagtaaaatttgaaaaaaaaaaaaaaaagtgtaagtgtgtgtcctgtactgtatgtcagctgcattaacgcttcaaacgtAATAAAAGCGGTGtttatttgtgaagattatcctgctaaACAAAAGGCATAAACATCAAAACATGTATTTGCCACAGAGCTTGTTTTCTGCAATGggccaaaatccaatgcaaaaatcacCTTGGAGAATTCTAAATAGACCACATGATGATGCAAACTTCCAGGTTGGCCTACAGAAATACATAATTTCAGTTGCTCTCTATAACACTGtaacttgacctttgaccctctgCCGCACAAAGGATTGTGGGTCTGCTTAAATTCTACAAACTCCGTCTGGATATAGTAAGACTTTTGGCATAGCGCGtttgacaaattatatataatattgggACATGAAACATTTGTTTCCTGGCATACTAAATAGTATGGCGGTTATTGAAACGCAGAGATAAAATGGTGAAGCTATAACGTCATTATCAGGAAATAGAAAGCTTGTAATCGAGACGGCTATGGAAACCATAGCAAAATAGTAATCAAATCCGTCAACAAGTGTCATTTTatcgttgtttttttgtcaaccctcAACTCCAACTGGGTTTACAAACTGTGCGGCATCAAATAAAGAtgacttttaaagaaaaagggcgCTGAAGTCGGAGAAGTTTAAGAGtttgcacttcctggtttagaGAGCAGCCTCGTTTCATCTGAATAGCTTAGCTTACAgtagttagcatgctaacattagctctcACACGTTAGCCATTTTGTCTCATGTAAGCGAAACATATACAGTTCAGTTGAAGCACTTACGCTGGGTGCAGTTACGTTTGAAGACGTATAAAACCGAAAGTGACAATAAAAGCAACAAGACGAATGGAGAACATAATAAGTAAAGTACTTACAGCTTGTGAATCTTTTGAGGCGCCACAACGAGGTCCAAACTCCACAGACAAGAACCAGATGATGACGTGAAACCGGCTCGCTACAGGCGCACAAGTAGCAATCTGATTGGCGGAAAGGCGTGTCTCTCAAAAAGTACGGGCTGTGATTGGGTGAACTTATGAGGGAGGGTTTGTCCAAAACGGAAAAGGTATTCGAGTACAAGtcattcatatttaaaaaaaaaaaaaaaaaaaaaaaagttagttgGCATCGTtttcaaacttgttttttttatttattaatttttacttttttattacaactttgTTTCAAATTTATGAATGATGAATTTATGAGGGAGGGTTTGTCCAGAACGGAAAAGGTATTCGAGTACAAGtcattcatatttaaaaaaaaaaaaaaagttagttgGCATCGTtttcaaacttgtttttttatttattaatgtttacttttttattacaactttgTTTCAAATTTATGAATGATGAATTTATGAGGGAGGGTTTGTCCAAAACGGAAAAGGTATTCGAGTACAAGtcattcatatttaaaaaaaaaaaaaaaaaaaaaaaaagttagttgGCATCGTtttcaaacttgttttttttatttattaatttttacttttttttattacaactttgTTTCAAATTTATGAATGATGAATTTATGAGGGAGGGTTTGTCCAGAACGGAAAAGGTATTCGAGtctgtttaatatattttttaaagtttgtttgcATCGTtttcaaacttgtttttatttttttattacaattttgtttcacaaacaaaagaaacataCAATTCATTACAAAAGCATTTCATATGCATATTCTACGCCAGGGGGAGGAGCTTACAGTAATATCTTTAATAGTTCACAAATATCAAcagttttaattgctttttggtTGTTGGAGAATTTAATAGAAGCGATGTACTGCCTGAGCTCATTGTGAAAGGCAACAAAAAATGGTTTTCTTCgagcaaatttacatttataaatatgaaATGTTGATGTTGAATGTTGATTTCTCTCACTTTATTGGTTATCAAATATCAGTTGGGTAATAGCCAGATCTTCTTCCAATTAGTGTGTTCTATGTATTTATTCCAATATGAGAGCAGATATGGAGCTGTAGTGACATCCTTTTTAAACAGGCTTCTGATGTTAAGTTTAATAACTTCGTTTgtgtatttatcatttttacgtcatgccttttttatttattatgtttgtttctgctccaatatcactttttttattctattgtattttatactaTAGGATGCAAGAAAACGGAATCATTATTCAAAAAGTTTCAGTAGGCCTACATTCAGTCAGTGGAAAATCATCAAtaaatctttttgttttgtttgtttggccaCTTGGAGGCAGAACTCCACTGCAAAAAGTGACAAACCTGTCACCCTATAAAAAAAGATGGATTATTACAgctttaaatatgtatagcctGGTATATGGCACAATATGTTATTTGTTCAGAGCCCAGAAGGAAGAATAAATTGATCTCCAGTCTTTACTATGCATGTAAATCCTTTTCAAACTGAATTTtaacatatataaaacattgtTGGAATTGTAACTGATCATTtccagggggaaaaaacatttattgccAGTCATTGCCAGTTATTGGAAGTCATCTGTTGTACAGTAACCTATCTTTCAAGTTGCAGGTTTCTGCACTTTCATGAATGCCCTTCTTTACAATACACAACTTCAGTATGTCTATTCTTCAGAACTCTGGAAGgatgataataaaatacatctaaaaaaatctagaaaaagtaTAGTATTTCCATATGATGGTAAAGGCGCTTTAACAGGTTAATGTAACTCATAATTACACAGGCACGGCCAAGGATTACTATGCCTGATAAATTGACATTTGCAGAAATGATAAACAATATAGATATGTTCCAAATcacttgtttttaatattttttgctcATGTATATGCTGCACggaggattgtgggtcagaatagCTAAAAAAGCATGCTGGCTTGCACTCTGAAAAAAAAGTGACCAGATGCAGGAAGACATCCTAGTATTAATGGCATACTGACATATTATGTTTGGGACATACTAAATCTTTGTGGCCTACTAAATGGTAATACGGACATTGGAATGTTTTGACATGAGACAAAATGCAGCAAGCCAGACTCCTATAGACACTGTTTTATATGACCAGTCAGGAAATGCTACTAATCTGATTGGTGCATCCTCATCAAGATCGCTGTCTGGAGACTTTGGGAGGAACAAGGCCTCTGGGATTAGTCACCTCAGTTTGGGTTTCTCCAATTAATCCCAAAGGCGTAGTTAAAAAGACGCTTCATTTGTGAGTCTGGGCAAATAACTTAATCTCCAGATTCACAGTAACATTTCCTGGAAAACAAGTAAGGCTGGACTGTGTAGGATGTGCTTTGAATAATATACAGTTGAGATCAAAATGATTAAACCTCCATTGCAAATTAAGGTTATTgctaaaatgtacatttttttattagttcaataaaaaaatatatatttcaagaGTTTTATCCAAATTTAACACAAAATGCTTCTTTTAATGACTACTGCAGTCTCAGAATTATTCAACCCCTTGAATAGAATCTCTCATAAGAGCACACATTTGAAAATCAGGTGTTGTCTGGAATACCTGGACTGTGGTTTGTTGATGGTCACGTTTGATTGCATGTTTGAAATAGTCCagaaaattgtccaaaaagttaAGAGAAGAGACAAATGCCTTGCACGAACAAGGAAAAggatacaaaaaaaaggcattgaATGTTCCTAGAGATACAGTTGGAAGCATAGTTTGCAAGTTCAAAGATAAAGGAACAGTGGCACGTGGACGCGGCAGAAAAAAGAAGCTGTCAACAGGAAGCTGCCACCAGATTCCTGAGGAGGCAGGTGGTCAAAAACCCTCGAGTGACTTTAAAAGACCTCCAGAAAGACTTGGTGGCAACAGGCACAGATGTTTCAGTTTGCAACTCCAAGACGTTTACCACTACTGATCCAAAAGCACAAGAAAAGTCGGCTCCAATATGATCACAACCATGTAAATGAGCCACTTTTCAAGCCTGTGGCTCAGCGGTTTGTCTGGAGGAGGACAAATGAAGCATACACTGAAAAGAACAcccggtaacgctttataataatgtccttaataaccattaattaacaagtaataaggcattgttctcgctttagatccggtagttgcaaaaagcatagttaacttatagttaacttataatagatgagcaataaagtatattttaatatcaataagcaaacaaaataagattaataaaggcatggcaaagacataatgggtgggtcatgggtgtttgtaatgccattattaacacttatataagcttataaacacacaaaaatgttaataagaATCTTGTAAGggcttacaagggccttattacttgttaattaatggttattacaaggaccttaatataaagcgttaccgaacaCCCTGCCTACAGTGAAGCATGGCTGAGGCTATGTGATGCTCTGGGGCTGCTTTGCTTCCTCTGGCACTGGGAACCTGCAGCGTGTGGAGGTCAAGATGGATTCAATCAAGTATCAAGAAATCCTTCCAACAGGACAATGACCCCAAGCATACCTCAAAGTCCACCAAGGCTTGGTTTCAGAAGAAGTCCTGGAAGATTCTAGAGTGGCCGTCACTGTCGCATGACTTAAATCCCATAGAAAATCTCTGGTGGGGTTTGAAGAAGGTGGTTGGAGCATGCAAACCCAAGAATATTAGTGAACTGGGGTCCAGGAAGAATGGGCTAAGATACCTCAGGAACGCTGCCAGAAGCTGGTGTCTGGCTAGGCATCACGTTTGCAGCAGGTCATAAAGGGAGCTCTAATAGTACTAAGGATACTTGTCATGAAGTGGTTGAATAATTGAGAGACTGCAGTAGTCATTAAAAGTGGCTTTTTGTGTTGAATTTGGGGAAACCACTTGTAAAATCTCGTTTGAACAGCTGAAAGCTTGTCAATTTTGCCAATAAACCTAATTTGCAATAGGGGTTGAATAAATTTGATTGCAGCTGTAGAACCACACTGAGTGAGTATTCATACATCTCAGCACCTAATAATCCATCAAATAAGGTGTCTAAAAGTGTCACAAAGCTTCAGGATCTCCCAAACATGAGTGACCACAGATGTTCtgctgttttaatttttaacagTTGCAGTTAGCTTGCAATGCTGCTATAAAACTGTGACCAGTGAATCACTCAGCCAACAGTTGCTGTATGTATACCAAATTTGTGGAGCATCAATGTCCTTCTCATATTGTATTCTAGTCACACACTCCTATCAGATTTAAgaatattcttttatttttatgttttactccagcattcacatttttctgttaatgggtgaaaaaaaatcataatgacATAATTTAGTAAAACTAGAATTATTGCATTATTGCCTTGCAGTTGTGTTCCTCTACCAGCCAGTCCATGTTGCCAGGCTCCAAACATGGGTGCTGCGGAAAAGGAGCTATTAATTATAAAAgtggatgcttcacacacatcttctATCCGGCAGTGCAGAGCATCAATACAATCAGTGTGGGCACCCAAAATCAGTGTCACCAATTCAGtgtcaaatgtgaaatatggtaACAATCTCCCCTTCTGTTTCTGAGTTGTATGTCGTTAAATCACCATCAGAAGTGTTTCTGCAGAACATGAATTATGTCACAGTatagttgacctttgacctttggtATATAAAATGAACATAGTCATTCTGTTCTTTAAGTATTAGTTTGAGGTCTTGAGTTATGGCCTAAATCATGTGAGGCAACATTGACCACGATAAGTCTAAGTGGACGTTTTTACCAAATCCGAAGAAATTAGCAGATCTAGGTTTACCATCTAGACAGGACCATGAGAAAAGAGAGCAAAccgaaattacatatttttgtaggccaacctggaAGTAGCATCTctatggggtctattgagaattctcctatgggatttgtgcattggattttggatcatggcagaaaataaactctgtggcaaacacacgtttctgatgctgacgCATTTTGTTCcacaggataatcttcacaaaagaacatcagttttattaagtttgaagcgttaatgcagctgccaaaaataaaaattaacgttatgctatagggAACTACTCCACGGTCGTTAAGCTTCAGATGGtctccaacaagctaaccagcggttttgacaagctaacGAATCTGTAGCctgataaattgtttatttatataatttataatctacaagagtttgtcagagcactgaaaaacacgactagacgCTGTGAGGCAGACTAGTTACTGGTGTGATGATGTATAATGTccctgacaaccactgtagtctcatttagccacttgttagcaaccgcctttttaaggacacgtaaacTTCAAGATTCAAAAGTGGGGGTATTTGCTAACAAATTTTATGTCAGACAACAAAAATGCcgacatctcttcagcttgtgttaaccacagactttACTTCAGGCAtcaaaccaaaaacccattcaaaatcctcattgagtttgagagagTAGACCCCAGGGCgataaaatgctaacttacttcctggtttaagaactcattcgtGTAGCGCCCTATGGGGCAGACGAGAAGTCAGTAACCTTGACCTTTGTCTTCCAAATTCTAATCACTAAATCCTTTGGTCAAAGTGGATGTCTGTACCAAACACGAATAAATTAGATATCACGTTACATTTTCACACGAGATTTTCTCTTGTTTAAGAGTGTTatccctttggagtttgggactactttgtcagtttttgaataCTTGTCATTCTGCCTGTAGGCCTAtgtaccacttaaaaaatgtttaccatgccaatatcatgtttttcagcacaacctcgcCTGttacttgattattttttttcatttgacttactagatcaacattttgaatccAAAAGAAAACGTAAAATTCAACATAAAATCCGAAAAAAAGacttcaaaacacaatcatgctcgaagaattaaaatgtttaaaaggtgAACACCACTTGCAAATTTAACATAAGTAAAATGAGGGTAATATTTAGTTCTATATTTtcatacttaatatatttgacctcatctccagttttacttggtctaccattaaataaaaactggcatggagttttaaccagtacttttttatttagagggaagctgacagtaGGGCTCTGCCttagtgctttgtttttatgtcgtGATGTCAGGAAGGAGTAAATCGGCGGTGCTTTCTCTGGACCTCTTTTCCCACTTAAAAGGGAAATATGCAATATGCCTAATTTCTCTGGGGGTCCAGAAAATAGTCAGTGGTCCTGTAGATACTCTGCAGGGTCAGTCTAAAATAGCTGGATTCACTTATTCCTCCATCAACTCTAAATTTGCTTTAAATAGcttcagaaaaaataaacac
Encoded proteins:
- the LOC131989657 gene encoding RNA-binding protein 4.1-like; amino-acid sequence: MVKIFIGNLSQHTGKDEIEALFTKYGAVTECAKFQNYAFVHMEDRKSATKAIRELHLHKLDGRPINVEPSRGKNQGPVKLHIANVEKGYDDELRGLFEEYGTVTECAIVKNFAFVHMNNSDEAMDAIKGLDNTEFQGKRIHVQISKSRPRGEQEEDDYPPPPGRGGYGYPPRYPGDRPEPPYRGRMSAYAPPPLPPPPPPPPPRRPAYLDHLDRGYGERDPYGMVDYYEKYRARPYAAAGYSDRRSSAPIPPPPPPSAMVRERLLDPYERRSLPPPPPSYMTRDRSPIRRAPPPPAPSAGNGYSYERSRLSPVSRAPMYPAPRPRDAFQDRGQLPPPPSRYAGY